TAAGGCTTTATACGGAGTCTGGTTTGAGTTCAAAGGAGCGTTTGCGCGCGGCCCAGCCAAGACCAAAACCGAAGACGGCTACTATGTTTTGCGGGGGACGCTCAAGGAGTTTGTCAGCGACGCCGACAAGAGAGTTACATCACGCGCGCGCGAAGTTGAGTTCAAGTTGCTGGCCGAGCCGGAAGAGAAGTAAGGATAAGGAAGGGTTTCTCCGCTAGTTCCGGACTGGCCGTGCGCCCCGCTTACCGCCAATAAACCTGAGCGATTTTCCCGTCTGCTGTTACTGTAAAACTGAACCAGCGGGTGGCATTTCCCAGCACGGCTTGGTAGCGCAGGATGTGGGCGTCACCCGTCTCCTCCCTTTCGCTCAAGGTGAAAGACTTGACTTCGCCGTCGGCGCAGACCCATGGCCACACTTCTCTTCCCATGGCGGTTTTCAAAAGGAGTTGCATCGCCGGAGTGAACGGCTCTGGAGCAGCCTTGTCGGCGCAAAGGTCCACCAGCGCCTTCTTTAGCATCGGCGAAGTCCTGGCATCCGGATCAGCCTGCGCGCTTTTGGGCCTCGCGAGTGCCGGAACGTACATGCCCGCTATGTCAATGGCCAGGTGGTCAATGACGCGGTCGGCATGATTGGTCAGGATGATGACGGTAAGCTTGTCGTCCACGAAACGATACATGGCCGACGAAAACCCCGGCGTGCCGCCAGTGTGCGCCACTACGCGATGCCCGTGATAGGTGTCCACGAACCAGCCGAACCCGTAATTGAACGGTGCAAGAGCGCCGCCCGCCGCTTTGGCGGGAGTCCACATCTGATTCAGGCTCAGCCTGTTGAGCAGCTTCTCGCCGTAAAGCACAGCGTCCCATTTCGCCATATCGCCGACCGTGGAAACAATGGAACCGGCGCCATAAGCGTTTTCCGTAAGGGCCGCACGGTTCTTGAAGCTGTTGCCCGTCCATTCGTAGCCGGCCGCGCGTCTGGAAATGATTGTTGCCGGCTCGCTGCTGCGGCTTGAACTCATATCTAGCGGTTTGAAGATCCGCTCATCCAGAAACTCCCAGTAGGATTTCCCGCTTGCCTTCTCGATAACGTTGCCCAGCAGGAGATAGCCCGTGTTGCTGTAGGCCCAGGTCTCGCCTGGCCGGAACTCCAACTGCTGCAGGCGGGCGAAGAAGAGCCGCGCAATGTCATCATGGGACAATCCGGGGCGCGTGGTGGCTTCAAACAAACCGGGCACCAGCAGATAGTTCTGTATCCCCGAAGAATGGGTCAGCAAATGCCGTATCGTCACGCCGCTCCATGCGTCCGGGACACCGGCGAGATACTTGCTGATCTTTTCATCAAGGCCGACCTTTCCTTCCTCCGCCAGCATCATGATGGCCGTGGCCGTGAACTGTTTGGTAATGGATCCGATCTCAAATACCGTGT
The Terriglobia bacterium genome window above contains:
- a CDS encoding beta-lactamase family protein, producing the protein MNYCRTAVILLLSWVSLSAKADDVDTYIEAQMRQLHIPGVSLAVVRDGRIAKLQGYGLANVELNVPVTRDTVFEIGSITKQFTATAIMMLAEEGKVGLDEKISKYLAGVPDAWSGVTIRHLLTHSSGIQNYLLVPGLFEATTRPGLSHDDIARLFFARLQQLEFRPGETWAYSNTGYLLLGNVIEKASGKSYWEFLDERIFKPLDMSSSRSSEPATIISRRAAGYEWTGNSFKNRAALTENAYGAGSIVSTVGDMAKWDAVLYGEKLLNRLSLNQMWTPAKAAGGALAPFNYGFGWFVDTYHGHRVVAHTGGTPGFSSAMYRFVDDKLTVIILTNHADRVIDHLAIDIAGMYVPALARPKSAQADPDARTSPMLKKALVDLCADKAAPEPFTPAMQLLLKTAMGREVWPWVCADGEVKSFTLSEREETGDAHILRYQAVLGNATRWFSFTVTADGKIAQVYWR